In Risungbinella massiliensis, a single window of DNA contains:
- a CDS encoding class I SAM-dependent DNA methyltransferase: MSSSKNNYDVFAEVYRRNWAGFSTRVMPLLENQILSKLEPESRIVDLCCGTGEMVKELTKRGYQVIGIDNSSEMIRIAQENEPKGGFYVRNARNFSRQDIVAEAVISHFDSLNHILELWELNEVFENVYSTLQTGGYFFFDMNTEEAHQRWNSTFHISDEEYVCINKGTYLSEERLAVNDLTIFKKEEGDLWHRADCQLLQRNYLPEQIISLLKGVGFGEVEEVDSSNYGFKPESGRVFFKAKKI, translated from the coding sequence ATGTCTTCATCTAAAAACAATTATGATGTTTTTGCAGAAGTGTATAGACGAAATTGGGCTGGATTTTCGACAAGAGTGATGCCTTTGTTAGAAAATCAAATCCTTTCCAAACTAGAACCTGAAAGTCGTATTGTGGATTTATGTTGTGGTACGGGAGAGATGGTAAAAGAGCTGACAAAAAGAGGGTATCAAGTTATCGGTATTGATAACTCCAGTGAAATGATTCGGATCGCGCAGGAAAATGAACCAAAAGGAGGATTTTATGTAAGAAACGCTCGAAATTTTTCGAGACAAGATATTGTGGCTGAAGCTGTTATTTCTCATTTTGATAGCTTGAATCACATCTTAGAGCTATGGGAATTAAATGAGGTATTTGAGAATGTTTATTCTACTCTTCAAACGGGTGGTTATTTTTTCTTTGATATGAACACTGAAGAGGCTCACCAGAGATGGAATAGCACTTTTCATATTTCCGATGAAGAGTATGTTTGTATCAACAAGGGAACTTATCTTTCAGAAGAACGCCTTGCTGTAAATGACTTAACTATTTTTAAGAAAGAAGAAGGAGATCTGTGGCATCGAGCGGATTGTCAGCTTTTACAACGAAACTACCTCCCAGAACAAATTATCTCGTTACTTAAAGGTGTTGGCTTTGGTGAAGTAGAGGAAGTAGATTCGAGTAATTATGGCTTTAAGCCTGAATCGGGCAGGGTTTTTTTTAAAGCCAAAAAAATTTAG
- a CDS encoding helix-turn-helix domain-containing protein — protein sequence MYHYITKEMGEVLKKARLEQNMSQESLSDDNISTGTISNLERGLCKASPKKLKHLLGKLNLNYENFITLEKKVNDLVEIDLETELLMIEQVLNTKPDQAWKRLQLLDDNHPWVCTFKGRACVLKRLWEKAISFFLKAIDIAKNNDKYKADNLLSLCYYELSRAAYYQNKVEQALELIETGITKFDHNGKRSYIYYHLLTSRIIYLRKQGKTMEAYKCLDDLKDQRAQIEFTSVSLSLINLEAELLNDLGQYQDAIKQLLHGLELARIETKPDKSFELFCTLGTSYLHLKQWLKAEGWFNEALYLKDEVRDDLVILPYRKLGELYFQVNKMEDSLRSYQEAKQLCSKVDDMFSYCEICLELGDIFHSKGDEKKAIDYYDEAIEVSSKHQFYKLQLQASLNYLKFGTKRNTPKYQKIIDSLSSILLSCGQKEVIPMTTLNLGMYETDPPNP from the coding sequence ATGTACCACTACATCACCAAAGAGATGGGAGAAGTCCTGAAAAAAGCTAGACTGGAACAAAATATGTCCCAAGAAAGCCTGTCTGATGACAATATCTCCACTGGCACGATCAGCAATCTAGAACGTGGATTATGTAAAGCGAGTCCGAAAAAGCTAAAACACTTGTTAGGGAAGTTAAATCTTAATTATGAGAACTTCATTACATTAGAAAAAAAAGTCAATGATCTAGTGGAAATAGACCTAGAGACCGAACTACTGATGATTGAACAAGTATTAAATACTAAGCCCGATCAGGCATGGAAGCGATTACAGCTACTTGATGACAATCACCCATGGGTCTGTACTTTTAAAGGTAGGGCTTGTGTTCTTAAAAGATTATGGGAAAAAGCAATTAGTTTTTTCCTCAAAGCGATAGATATAGCAAAAAATAATGATAAGTATAAAGCAGATAATCTATTATCTTTGTGCTACTACGAATTAAGTCGAGCTGCTTATTATCAAAACAAGGTAGAACAAGCCCTTGAATTGATAGAGACTGGAATTACCAAGTTTGACCACAATGGAAAAAGAAGCTATATCTACTACCATCTCCTGACTTCGAGAATTATCTATTTGCGAAAACAAGGCAAAACCATGGAAGCATACAAATGCTTGGACGATCTAAAAGACCAACGAGCCCAGATCGAGTTCACTTCTGTCTCCTTGAGTTTAATCAACTTGGAAGCAGAATTATTAAATGACCTAGGACAATACCAAGATGCAATCAAACAATTGCTCCACGGTCTCGAATTAGCCAGAATTGAGACCAAACCTGACAAGTCGTTTGAGTTATTTTGCACACTAGGCACGAGCTATTTGCATCTAAAGCAGTGGTTGAAAGCGGAAGGATGGTTTAACGAAGCTCTTTATTTAAAAGATGAGGTTCGGGATGATTTAGTAATACTGCCCTATAGGAAGCTAGGTGAACTATACTTTCAGGTAAACAAAATGGAGGATTCCCTCCGATCCTATCAAGAGGCAAAACAATTATGTTCCAAAGTCGATGATATGTTTTCATATTGCGAAATCTGTTTAGAACTTGGCGACATCTTCCATAGTAAGGGTGATGAGAAAAAAGCAATAGATTATTATGATGAGGCAATAGAAGTTAGTAGCAAACATCAATTCTATAAACTACAACTTCAGGCATCCCTCAATTATTTAAAGTTTGGCACAAAAAGGAACACTCCCAAGTATCAGAAAATTATTGATTCCCTCTCTTCTATTCTGTTATCATGTGGTCAAAAGGAGGTTATCCCTATGACTACATTAAACCTCGGTATGTATGAAACAGATCCACCTAATCCATAG
- a CDS encoding TetR/AcrR family transcriptional regulator — MKSTEIKEAALKYFTIHGYEGASLSQIAEEVGMKKQSIYAHFKGKDDLFLQVLCDAKETELSSKLQYFRKIDSQNPEKDLYGFLQLIIDLFQKNEQLKFWLRMSFFPPAHLAKTIEKEVIDLEEQVQVILERKFQDWIGTKEIVGDVVKTPTLAFLGVVDSIMLELVYGNDEKRLNDKVEASWAVFWRGISPH; from the coding sequence TTGAAAAGCACTGAGATTAAGGAGGCAGCTCTAAAGTATTTCACTATTCATGGTTATGAAGGAGCGTCCCTCTCTCAAATAGCAGAAGAAGTCGGCATGAAAAAGCAGTCCATCTATGCTCACTTCAAAGGAAAAGATGATCTTTTCCTGCAAGTTTTATGCGATGCGAAAGAAACGGAGCTATCTTCCAAACTTCAATATTTCCGTAAAATCGATTCACAAAATCCCGAAAAAGATTTATACGGGTTTCTACAATTGATAATCGATCTTTTTCAAAAAAATGAGCAGTTAAAGTTTTGGCTACGTATGTCTTTTTTTCCGCCAGCTCATCTTGCAAAAACAATAGAAAAGGAAGTAATTGATCTCGAGGAGCAGGTGCAAGTGATCCTGGAACGAAAATTTCAGGATTGGATCGGTACGAAAGAAATAGTCGGTGATGTAGTAAAAACGCCGACCCTCGCCTTCTTAGGAGTAGTCGATTCCATTATGCTAGAGCTTGTATACGGTAATGATGAGAAACGGCTAAATGATAAAGTAGAAGCCTCTTGGGCAGTGTTTTGGAGAGGTATTTCACCTCATTGA
- a CDS encoding MFS transporter, producing the protein MKKTIKEQKAVLLILLSNIFIAFLGIGLIIPVMPSFMNIMHLSGKTMGYLVAAFAVTQLLISPLAGRWVDRYGRKKIIIIGLFLFGVSELIFGLGTNVSVLYISRILGGISAAFIMPGVIAYVADITSIQERPKAMGYFSAAISLGFIIGPGIGGFIAEYGVRTPFFAAAAAAFLACLSSIFILREPLTKDQLAEISANKQQTNFISDLKKSLNPLYFVAFIIVFVLAFGLSAYETIFSLFSDHKFGFTPQDIAAIIVISSIFGIVVQVFMFGKMVDILGEKKLIQLCLITGALMAVVSTVISSFWAVLVVTCFIFLAFDLLRPALTTFLSKAAGNEQGFVAGMNSTYTSLGNIIGPAIGGILFDVNIHYPYLFAGIIMVIGFGITVMWKEKQLAEKC; encoded by the coding sequence ATGAAGAAAACAATAAAAGAACAAAAAGCGGTATTACTTATTCTTCTAAGCAATATATTCATTGCATTTTTAGGAATTGGTCTCATCATCCCCGTTATGCCGTCTTTTATGAATATCATGCATTTGTCAGGAAAAACGATGGGCTATCTTGTTGCGGCATTTGCGGTAACACAACTACTTATATCACCACTTGCAGGACGTTGGGTTGATCGATACGGGAGAAAGAAAATCATCATAATCGGATTATTTCTTTTTGGTGTTTCAGAACTGATCTTTGGTTTGGGTACGAATGTATCAGTGCTTTATATATCTAGGATTCTAGGAGGAATTAGTGCAGCTTTTATTATGCCAGGAGTTATTGCATATGTTGCTGATATTACATCCATTCAGGAACGACCAAAAGCGATGGGCTATTTTTCTGCTGCCATTAGCCTTGGCTTTATTATAGGACCTGGCATCGGTGGCTTTATTGCCGAATATGGTGTACGCACGCCCTTTTTCGCTGCGGCAGCTGCCGCCTTTTTAGCATGCCTTTCCTCCATCTTTATTTTAAGAGAGCCACTAACAAAGGACCAGCTCGCAGAAATTTCTGCTAATAAACAGCAAACAAACTTTATAAGCGATTTAAAAAAGTCACTTAATCCGCTATACTTCGTTGCCTTTATTATTGTATTTGTGCTCGCTTTTGGTTTATCAGCATATGAAACTATTTTTAGTTTATTTTCAGATCATAAATTCGGCTTTACGCCGCAAGACATTGCAGCGATTATTGTCATAAGCTCCATCTTTGGCATTGTTGTGCAAGTATTTATGTTTGGAAAAATGGTAGATATACTCGGTGAAAAGAAACTGATCCAATTATGTTTAATTACAGGGGCATTAATGGCAGTGGTGTCTACCGTAATCTCTAGCTTTTGGGCAGTGTTGGTGGTAACTTGCTTCATCTTCCTCGCATTTGACTTACTTCGCCCGGCACTGACGACATTTTTATCAAAAGCTGCTGGGAATGAGCAAGGATTTGTTGCTGGAATGAACTCTACCTATACGAGCTTAGGGAATATCATCGGACCAGCGATCGGTGGAATATTATTTGACGTAAACATCCATTATCCTTATCTTTTCGCTGGTATCATTATGGTCATTGGCTTTGGTATTACCGTCATGTGGAAAGAAAAACAATTAGCAGAAAAATGTTAA
- the ilvE gene encoding branched-chain-amino-acid transaminase, translating to MTTEPIIFLNGKFLPKSQALVSVYDHGYLYGDGIFEGIRAYNGNVFRLKEHIVRLYESAKSILLTIPYTMEEMEEYVCETIRQNNLRDCYIRLVVSRGDGPMGIDPFECPQSNVVIIVEQIKMFPQEMYDNGMPIVTVPTRRNKTDALNPKIKSLNYLNNVLIRIEARRAGVHEALTLNSEGYVAEGSGDNVFVVKKGVLYTPPGYLGILEGITRQAILDIAAKLGIPVQEIPFTRHDVYVADEVFLTGTAAEVIAVTEVDGRVIGEGKPGEMTNLLVEEFRKLVELDGTKVYTAESEIAG from the coding sequence ATGACAACAGAACCAATTATTTTTTTGAATGGAAAATTTTTACCTAAATCTCAAGCACTCGTCTCTGTATACGACCATGGTTATCTATATGGTGACGGAATCTTTGAAGGAATTCGCGCTTATAATGGGAATGTATTTCGACTAAAAGAGCACATTGTACGCCTATATGAATCTGCCAAGTCCATTTTACTCACCATTCCTTATACGATGGAAGAGATGGAAGAATACGTTTGCGAGACGATCCGACAAAATAATCTTCGAGATTGTTATATTCGATTGGTTGTCTCTCGTGGGGATGGTCCGATGGGGATTGATCCATTTGAATGTCCACAATCTAATGTAGTCATTATTGTAGAACAGATCAAAATGTTCCCCCAAGAGATGTATGACAATGGTATGCCAATCGTTACGGTACCTACACGTCGGAACAAAACGGACGCCCTAAATCCAAAGATTAAGTCACTCAATTATTTGAATAATGTACTCATTCGGATTGAAGCAAGACGTGCCGGTGTACATGAGGCATTGACGCTTAATTCGGAAGGATATGTTGCCGAAGGGTCTGGTGACAATGTCTTTGTGGTTAAAAAAGGAGTTCTCTATACTCCACCTGGTTATTTGGGGATATTAGAAGGAATCACTCGTCAAGCGATTTTAGATATTGCCGCTAAGTTAGGGATTCCAGTACAAGAAATACCATTCACCCGTCACGATGTCTATGTAGCAGATGAAGTCTTTTTGACAGGGACTGCTGCTGAGGTGATCGCTGTGACAGAAGTAGATGGTAGAGTAATCGGTGAAGGGAAACCTGGAGAGATGACCAACCTACTAGTAGAGGAATTCCGCAAGCTAGTAGAATTGGATGGAACCAAAGTTTATACAGCTGAAAGCGAAATTGCAGGGTAA
- a CDS encoding EthD family reductase, producing MVKIMGMFHNVEDQEAFLETYYQEVLPVLLNVPGIIKIETTRLNPSPLTGEEVDPDDFFFQADLYFPNAEALENMLASPEGAQAAGVFLQYAGKVCKVYMGQEYVHYKHTF from the coding sequence ATGGTAAAAATTATGGGAATGTTCCATAATGTCGAAGACCAAGAAGCATTTTTGGAAACATATTATCAAGAAGTTTTGCCAGTACTGTTAAATGTGCCTGGTATTATAAAAATAGAAACAACTAGACTAAATCCATCTCCTCTCACTGGTGAAGAGGTTGATCCTGATGATTTCTTTTTTCAGGCGGATCTATACTTTCCTAATGCGGAAGCGTTGGAAAACATGTTAGCATCCCCTGAAGGAGCACAAGCAGCAGGTGTATTTTTACAATATGCAGGGAAAGTGTGCAAAGTTTATATGGGTCAAGAGTATGTACACTACAAACATACTTTTTAA
- a CDS encoding cytochrome P450, with the protein MSTLLKGTHKFPNGLSNLENVHDWYRQMRTETPISFDESRQCWDVFRFHDIKKVLADPDAFSSRTSSPRGDSILSMDNPEHDTYRGLFGNTFRPKELKSLSHIIKNNVISLLDTYQDTKEFDIVNHLGFPLAIKMVGNILGLPDEDSEKLQTWSKQTLQRSVGDTDEDAKQTMKQIINTWREMDQYFHPFLEEKRANPQNDMMSMLVSATVEDKPVPLKLLYGLCRTIIIAGSETTANLIGNSIVTLLERPELWEEVRQNTDLIPKVVEEVLRYRSPIQCINRIATKDVEFEGHLIKEGQEVVVWLGSANHDEEVFSEPDQFRLDRGPNPHLGLGHGIHYCLGSGLARMEAQAALIELMTRYPRLQLTQPLERIPNFIVYGYLEVKVSK; encoded by the coding sequence ATGAGCACCTTATTAAAGGGAACTCACAAGTTTCCGAATGGTTTATCTAATTTAGAGAATGTGCATGATTGGTATCGACAAATGCGTACAGAGACGCCTATCTCGTTCGATGAAAGTAGACAATGCTGGGATGTGTTTCGTTTTCACGATATAAAAAAAGTTTTAGCTGATCCAGATGCATTTTCTTCGAGAACATCTAGTCCGAGGGGAGATAGTATTTTAAGTATGGACAACCCGGAGCATGATACGTATCGTGGGTTGTTTGGTAATACATTTAGACCAAAAGAGTTGAAATCACTTTCCCATATTATCAAAAATAATGTCATAAGTTTATTAGATACATACCAAGATACAAAGGAATTCGATATAGTCAATCATTTAGGATTTCCACTGGCTATCAAAATGGTGGGTAATATCCTTGGATTACCAGATGAAGATTCAGAAAAACTTCAAACCTGGTCCAAGCAAACATTGCAAAGATCAGTTGGAGACACTGATGAAGATGCGAAACAAACTATGAAACAAATTATTAATACTTGGCGTGAAATGGATCAGTATTTCCATCCATTTCTAGAAGAAAAAAGAGCCAACCCTCAAAATGACATGATGTCTATGCTTGTATCGGCAACAGTTGAAGATAAGCCTGTACCTCTAAAACTACTATACGGATTATGTAGAACTATTATTATAGCAGGAAGTGAGACTACAGCAAATCTAATAGGAAATTCGATTGTTACATTGTTGGAACGTCCAGAACTTTGGGAAGAAGTGAGACAAAATACAGATTTAATTCCCAAAGTGGTAGAAGAAGTGCTACGTTATCGATCACCTATTCAATGTATAAACCGCATAGCAACAAAAGACGTAGAATTTGAAGGACACTTAATTAAAGAAGGGCAAGAGGTTGTAGTTTGGTTGGGATCTGCGAATCATGATGAAGAGGTGTTTTCAGAGCCAGATCAGTTTCGATTGGATCGAGGTCCAAACCCACACTTGGGACTAGGACATGGGATACATTATTGTCTTGGTTCAGGACTTGCTAGAATGGAAGCACAGGCCGCTTTAATCGAATTAATGACTCGATACCCAAGATTACAATTAACACAGCCATTAGAGCGGATTCCAAATTTTATCGTTTACGGTTATCTAGAAGTGAAGGTCTCTAAATAA
- a CDS encoding enoyl-CoA hydratase/isomerase family protein: protein MNTLQVQKQKNIGIIQFHRPEQLNAFNKEMFMELEETIENFNQDSEISILLFKGDDEAFIAGGDMTEHLVENREEVYPYLLSIGELMEKIASLNKLTIAAVEGVTIGGGCELVTSCDICIASESASFRYIQSRLGISTAWGGGSRLIQKVGASKAIPLLLTGEKISSKQAYDLGLVDQLLPNENFNKNVLSFAKRLARSPQPLIQLYKQLGQQIANGIPLSQLYPIEADVCSRLWESETHRKAVDSFFQRSK, encoded by the coding sequence ATGAATACTTTACAGGTTCAAAAACAAAAGAACATCGGGATTATCCAATTTCATCGACCTGAACAACTAAACGCTTTCAATAAGGAAATGTTCATGGAATTAGAAGAAACTATCGAAAATTTTAACCAAGATTCGGAAATTTCGATCCTCCTATTTAAGGGGGATGACGAGGCGTTCATCGCAGGCGGGGATATGACGGAACATTTAGTAGAAAATAGAGAAGAAGTCTACCCTTATCTTCTAAGCATAGGCGAATTGATGGAAAAAATCGCATCTTTGAATAAGCTCACAATTGCCGCTGTGGAGGGTGTTACGATTGGCGGGGGATGTGAACTGGTAACCAGTTGTGATATATGTATCGCATCGGAAAGCGCTAGTTTCCGCTATATCCAATCTAGACTGGGAATCTCGACTGCTTGGGGTGGAGGAAGTAGATTAATTCAAAAAGTAGGCGCATCTAAAGCAATACCTCTCTTATTAACAGGTGAGAAAATATCAAGCAAACAGGCTTATGACTTAGGATTGGTAGATCAACTATTACCAAATGAAAATTTTAATAAAAATGTCCTTTCATTTGCAAAACGTCTAGCAAGATCACCACAGCCTCTTATTCAGCTATATAAACAATTGGGACAACAGATAGCAAATGGTATCCCTTTGTCCCAACTTTATCCGATCGAAGCAGATGTCTGCTCTAGGTTATGGGAGAGTGAGACTCATCGAAAAGCAGTAGATTCATTTTTTCAACGTTCCAAGTAA
- a CDS encoding low molecular weight protein-tyrosine-phosphatase translates to MIKVLFVCLGNICRSPMAEAVFRHEVEKAGLTEQIEADSAGTGDYHIGKPPHHGTQQKLTEVGIPYKGLLARQVTIQDFDEFDYVIGMDNSNIRNLRQLVGSDHPKLMRFVDLLADSSYQEVPDPYFTGDFEETYQLVKEGCENLLLLIQKDRLLS, encoded by the coding sequence ATGATAAAAGTACTTTTTGTCTGCCTAGGAAACATATGCCGTTCCCCAATGGCGGAAGCAGTCTTTCGACATGAGGTAGAAAAAGCCGGTTTGACAGAGCAAATCGAAGCAGATTCAGCGGGGACTGGAGATTATCATATTGGCAAACCGCCTCATCATGGAACCCAGCAAAAGTTAACTGAAGTAGGTATACCGTATAAAGGACTTCTAGCTCGTCAAGTAACCATTCAAGACTTTGACGAATTTGATTATGTGATCGGCATGGACAACAGCAATATTCGAAATCTCCGCCAACTAGTTGGATCTGATCACCCCAAATTGATGCGATTTGTAGACCTATTGGCTGACAGTTCGTATCAAGAAGTGCCTGACCCATACTTTACTGGGGATTTCGAGGAGACATATCAATTAGTAAAAGAAGGTTGTGAGAACCTTCTTTTACTAATCCAAAAAGACCGTCTACTCTCATAA
- a CDS encoding STM3941 family protein gives MPNENLPYIIYPSKKSLGKLLFFSLIFVVVGFFLLFTEGILYKIVGIISIAFFGMCFAFLASRLFNKKPALIVEKDYLYENTSYVSIGKIEWNEIQDMYVYEYMGQKFLGIETKDPDFATKRTQGWKKSLSRMNQNMVPAQINIPQTALSISCEELFLIMAPQVPHIASQLQENIEL, from the coding sequence ATGCCAAATGAAAATCTCCCTTATATCATTTATCCAAGCAAAAAATCATTAGGAAAACTTTTATTCTTCTCTCTTATTTTCGTTGTAGTCGGTTTTTTTCTTCTTTTTACGGAAGGCATCCTTTACAAAATAGTCGGTATCATTTCGATAGCTTTTTTTGGTATGTGTTTTGCTTTCCTAGCCTCTCGATTATTTAACAAAAAACCTGCTCTAATAGTAGAAAAAGACTACTTGTATGAAAATACCTCTTATGTAAGTATTGGAAAAATTGAATGGAACGAGATCCAAGATATGTATGTATATGAATACATGGGGCAGAAATTTTTAGGTATCGAGACAAAAGATCCTGATTTCGCTACAAAGCGAACACAAGGATGGAAAAAGAGCCTTTCTCGCATGAATCAAAATATGGTACCAGCACAAATCAACATTCCACAAACAGCGCTCTCCATCAGCTGTGAGGAGCTATTTTTGATCATGGCACCTCAAGTCCCGCATATTGCCAGTCAATTACAAGAAAACATAGAATTATAA
- the obgE gene encoding GTPase ObgE: MFVDKVKVFVKGGDGGNGMVAFRREKYVPNGGPAGGDGGRGGNVIFVVEEGLRTLMDFRYQKHFKAQRGEHGRSKAQHGAGADDMIIKVPPGTTVRDAETGEFIADLTEQGQQGIIVKGGRGGRGNMRFANPVNPAPQIAENGEPGEERWVTLELKLLADVGLVGYPSVGKSTFLSVVSAAKPKIAAYHFTTLVPNLGVVRVDDGRSFVLADLPGLIEGAHEGVGLGHQFLRHVERTKVIIHVIDMAGSEGRDPYQDYLQINEELRRYRPDLEHRPQVIAANKMDLPEAEENLEIFREELGDNVMIFPISAVTRQGLQGLLYHVLDLLEQVEKEEAEQRSELIAEETADEDRKVYRAKREEEEVPFTIRRENEVFIVEGARIEKLIQMTNFQYQDSIMRFADTIKKMGLERALREKGADEGDTVRIGEMEFDFTENMYGDED, from the coding sequence ATGTTTGTTGATAAAGTAAAAGTGTTTGTTAAAGGAGGAGACGGCGGTAACGGCATGGTCGCATTCCGACGCGAAAAGTACGTTCCAAACGGTGGTCCTGCCGGTGGAGACGGTGGTCGTGGTGGAAATGTGATCTTTGTAGTAGAGGAAGGACTCCGTACGTTGATGGATTTCCGCTACCAAAAACATTTTAAAGCACAACGTGGGGAACATGGACGCTCCAAAGCACAACATGGTGCAGGAGCAGATGATATGATCATTAAGGTTCCACCGGGTACTACAGTGCGTGATGCCGAAACAGGAGAATTTATCGCTGATCTTACAGAACAAGGACAACAAGGAATCATCGTAAAAGGTGGTCGTGGTGGACGTGGAAATATGCGGTTTGCCAACCCAGTCAATCCAGCTCCACAAATTGCGGAAAACGGTGAACCTGGTGAAGAACGCTGGGTGACTTTAGAGCTGAAGTTGCTAGCAGATGTGGGCTTGGTAGGCTATCCATCTGTTGGGAAATCAACGTTCCTTTCTGTGGTTTCTGCTGCAAAACCTAAAATTGCAGCTTATCATTTTACTACTTTGGTACCTAATTTGGGAGTAGTTCGAGTAGATGATGGTCGTAGCTTCGTGTTAGCCGATCTGCCGGGATTAATTGAAGGAGCACATGAAGGGGTTGGCTTAGGACATCAATTTCTCCGACATGTGGAACGAACCAAAGTAATTATTCATGTAATCGATATGGCAGGCTCGGAAGGTCGCGATCCTTACCAAGATTATCTGCAAATCAACGAAGAGCTAAGACGATATCGTCCCGATCTAGAACATCGCCCACAAGTGATCGCAGCTAATAAGATGGATCTGCCAGAAGCGGAGGAGAATCTGGAAATCTTCCGTGAGGAACTTGGAGATAACGTTATGATCTTCCCGATTTCGGCTGTAACCAGACAAGGTCTTCAGGGACTTTTATACCATGTTCTTGATTTGTTGGAACAGGTAGAGAAAGAGGAAGCAGAACAGCGCTCCGAATTGATCGCAGAAGAGACAGCAGATGAGGATCGTAAAGTTTATCGAGCCAAACGAGAAGAAGAGGAAGTACCGTTTACCATTCGTCGGGAAAATGAGGTCTTTATTGTAGAAGGTGCTCGTATCGAGAAACTGATCCAGATGACGAACTTTCAGTACCAGGATAGCATTATGCGTTTTGCGGATACGATCAAAAAGATGGGTCTAGAACGAGCACTCCGTGAAAAAGGTGCCGATGAAGGAGATACGGTACGAATCGGGGAGATGGAATTTGATTTCACCGAGAATATGTATGGCGATGAAGACTAA
- a CDS encoding Spo0B domain-containing protein produces the protein MDWKRYTVIVPILVLVIGWIYQPWGIKGNYLFGIFTIGMIIATISYSKNQVANEWKQKQAKMIQDLAAQKRHDWMNHVQVLLGYTAMKRPDRVQHYLERLVEEAHQERRWTEFTLSELVSFLILIPYTYKRWKWNLLAVGELKMVSKPVQQQVLRSLPVIIETVQEMGANHHDWETIELGFVQEESKMIITLEVLNAEGEPIHLFPDESSWKDFSTQNRNLVDHMEPFDERHGLHMEWDELRKS, from the coding sequence ATGGATTGGAAACGATATACAGTGATTGTTCCTATCTTGGTACTTGTGATAGGTTGGATTTATCAACCGTGGGGAATCAAAGGAAACTATCTCTTTGGGATCTTTACGATCGGGATGATCATTGCGACGATCTCGTATAGTAAGAATCAAGTTGCAAATGAATGGAAACAAAAACAAGCGAAAATGATTCAAGATTTGGCTGCTCAAAAGCGGCATGACTGGATGAATCATGTACAAGTTCTCTTAGGGTATACTGCGATGAAGCGACCAGATCGAGTGCAGCATTATTTGGAGAGATTGGTGGAAGAAGCACATCAGGAGAGAAGATGGACTGAATTTACACTGTCGGAGCTTGTCTCTTTTTTAATCTTGATACCGTATACATATAAACGTTGGAAATGGAATTTACTCGCAGTGGGGGAACTGAAGATGGTGTCCAAACCAGTTCAACAGCAAGTTCTCCGTTCACTTCCTGTTATCATTGAAACGGTTCAAGAAATGGGTGCAAATCATCATGATTGGGAAACAATAGAATTAGGTTTTGTCCAAGAAGAATCGAAAATGATTATTACATTGGAAGTTTTAAATGCTGAGGGAGAGCCGATTCATCTCTTTCCAGATGAGTCTAGCTGGAAAGATTTTTCCACGCAAAATCGGAATCTAGTCGATCATATGGAGCCGTTTGATGAGCGTCATGGACTTCATATGGAATGGGATGAACTCCGAAAATCTTGA
- the rpmA gene encoding 50S ribosomal protein L27, translating to MLKLNLQCFASKKGVGSTKNGRDSISKRLGVKRGDGQFVLAGNILVRQRGTKIYPGEGVRRGGDDTLFAVVDGVVRFERLGRDRKKVCVYPKAQQEIAVAQA from the coding sequence ATGCTAAAACTAAACCTGCAGTGCTTCGCTTCTAAAAAAGGAGTAGGTTCGACAAAAAACGGTCGTGACAGTATCTCCAAACGCCTCGGCGTGAAACGTGGAGACGGCCAATTCGTTCTTGCTGGTAACATCTTGGTTCGCCAACGTGGAACCAAAATCTACCCAGGTGAAGGCGTACGTCGTGGTGGCGATGATACCCTTTTTGCAGTAGTAGATGGTGTTGTTCGCTTTGAGCGTCTCGGTCGCGATCGCAAAAAAGTGTGCGTATATCCAAAAGCTCAACAAGAAATTGCAGTTGCACAAGCGTAA